A region of Pseudomonas marginalis DNA encodes the following proteins:
- a CDS encoding chorismate--pyruvate lyase family protein — protein sequence MPHSIALPDACQWLTQSLLSPAPAPLTLNWLFDEGSLTRRLTWLSHDGFSVTPLFEGWQPLRDDECAALRMPPASIGWVREVYLRGHGQPWVFARSVAARSALQGDGLHMDELGSRSLGELLFCDRAFTRQAIEVCHYPRQWLPTTDQADGLWARRSRFDRGPLSVLVAEVFLPAFWHALHDHPENC from the coding sequence CCAATGGTTGACCCAGAGCCTCCTGAGCCCTGCGCCCGCGCCCTTGACCCTGAACTGGCTGTTCGACGAAGGCTCGCTGACCCGCCGGCTGACATGGCTGTCCCACGATGGCTTCAGCGTGACGCCGCTGTTCGAAGGCTGGCAGCCGCTACGCGATGATGAATGCGCGGCGCTGCGCATGCCACCGGCCAGTATCGGTTGGGTGCGCGAGGTGTATTTGCGCGGGCATGGCCAACCGTGGGTGTTTGCCCGCAGTGTGGCGGCGCGCAGTGCATTGCAGGGCGACGGCTTGCATATGGATGAATTGGGCAGCCGTTCCTTGGGCGAATTGCTGTTTTGCGATCGCGCGTTCACCCGCCAGGCCATCGAGGTGTGCCATTACCCTCGCCAATGGCTGCCCACCACGGACCAGGCCGACGGGCTGTGGGCGCGCCGCTCACGCTTCGATCGCGGGCCGCTGAGCGTGCTGGTGGCGGAAGTCTTCCTGCCGGCTTTCTGGCACGCGCTGCATGACCATCCGGAGAACTGCTGA
- the ubiA gene encoding 4-hydroxybenzoate octaprenyltransferase: protein MYQRLLKSLNRLHPRAWDFIQLTRMDKPIGIYLLLWPTLWALWIAGKGSPSLANIVIFVLGVTLTRAAGCVINDWADRKVDGHVKRTAQRPLASGRIRSKEALVFFAVLMLISFLLVLLTNATTIWLSLGGLALAVSYPFMKRYTYYPQVVLGAAFSWGMPMAFTAETGHLPATAWLLYIANLLWTVAYDTYYAMTDRDDDLKIGVKSTAILFGDADRVIILTLQGLALLCLLLAGARFELGSWFHLGLLAAAGCFAWEFWYTRDRDRMKCFKAFLHNHWAGLAIFVGIVADYAFR, encoded by the coding sequence ATGTATCAACGTCTGCTCAAATCCTTGAACCGCCTGCACCCCCGGGCCTGGGATTTCATTCAGTTGACCCGCATGGACAAGCCCATCGGCATCTACCTGCTGCTGTGGCCGACGCTGTGGGCGCTGTGGATCGCCGGCAAGGGCTCGCCGTCCCTGGCCAATATCGTGATTTTTGTGTTGGGCGTTACGCTGACTCGCGCTGCCGGTTGCGTCATCAATGACTGGGCGGACCGCAAGGTCGACGGCCATGTGAAGCGCACCGCGCAACGCCCGCTGGCCAGCGGCAGGATCCGTTCGAAAGAGGCCTTGGTGTTCTTTGCGGTACTGATGCTGATCAGCTTCCTGCTGGTACTGCTGACCAACGCCACCACCATCTGGTTATCGCTGGGCGGCCTGGCACTGGCGGTCAGCTACCCGTTCATGAAGCGCTACACCTATTACCCCCAGGTGGTGTTGGGCGCGGCGTTTTCCTGGGGCATGCCGATGGCGTTCACCGCCGAAACCGGCCACCTGCCCGCTACCGCCTGGCTGCTCTATATAGCCAACCTGTTGTGGACAGTGGCCTACGACACCTATTACGCGATGACCGACCGCGACGACGACTTGAAGATCGGCGTCAAATCCACTGCCATCCTGTTCGGCGATGCCGACCGGGTGATCATCCTGACCCTGCAAGGCCTGGCGCTGCTGTGCCTGTTGCTGGCCGGCGCACGGTTTGAGCTGGGGAGTTGGTTCCACCTGGGGCTGCTGGCGGCGGCAGGCTGCTTTGCCTGGGAGTTCTGGTACACCCGCGACCGGGACCGGATGAAATGCTTCAAGGCGTTTTTGCACAACCACTGGGCCGGGTTGGCGATTTTTGTCGGGATTGTGGCGGATTACGCGTTTCGCTGA
- the phoB gene encoding phosphate regulon transcriptional regulator PhoB — protein sequence MVGRSILIVDDEAPIREMIAVALEMAGYDCLEAENSQQAHAIIVDRKPDLILLDWMLPGTSGIELARRLKRDELTGDIPIIMLTAKGEEDNKIQGLEVGADDYITKPFSPRELVARLKAVLRRAGPTDGEAPIEVGGLLLDPISHRVTIDGKPAEMGPTEYRLLQFFMTHQERAYTRGQLLDQVWGGNVYVEERTVDVHIRRLRKALGDAYENLVQTVRGTGYRFSTKG from the coding sequence ATGGTTGGCAGGAGCATTCTGATTGTTGACGACGAAGCGCCCATCCGCGAGATGATCGCCGTTGCGTTGGAAATGGCCGGCTATGACTGCCTGGAGGCGGAGAACTCCCAGCAGGCCCATGCCATTATCGTCGACCGCAAGCCGGACCTGATCCTGCTGGACTGGATGCTGCCCGGCACCTCCGGCATCGAACTGGCCCGCCGCCTCAAGCGCGATGAGCTGACCGGGGATATCCCGATCATCATGCTCACCGCCAAGGGCGAAGAAGACAACAAGATCCAGGGCCTGGAAGTCGGCGCCGATGACTACATCACCAAGCCGTTTTCCCCACGGGAACTGGTAGCGCGCCTGAAAGCCGTGCTGCGCCGTGCCGGCCCGACCGATGGCGAAGCACCTATCGAAGTCGGTGGCCTGCTGCTGGACCCGATCAGCCACCGCGTAACCATCGACGGCAAGCCGGCCGAGATGGGCCCGACCGAATACCGCCTGCTGCAATTCTTCATGACCCATCAGGAGCGTGCCTATACCCGTGGCCAGTTGCTGGACCAGGTGTGGGGCGGCAACGTGTATGTCGAGGAACGCACCGTCGACGTGCATATCCGTCGCCTGCGCAAAGCCTTGGGTGATGCCTACGAGAATCTGGTACAAACCGTGCGCGGCACCGGCTACCGGTTCTCCACCAAGGGCTGA
- the phoR gene encoding phosphate regulon sensor histidine kinase PhoR yields the protein MLLLITACLLVGLVSGYYGWSLAIGIGLYLGWTLKQLLRLHEWLRQHKPDEAPPDGYGLWGEVFDSIYHLQRRDQRVRGRLQAVIDRVQESTAALKDAVIMLDSDGNLEWWNRAAETLLGLKTPQDSGQPVTNLVRHPRFKEYFEQDNYEEALEIPSPTNDRVRIQLYLTRYGNNEHLMLVRDVTRIHQLEQMRKDFVANVSHELRTPLTVICGYLETLLDNVEEINPRWSRALQQMQQQGSRMQTLLNDLLLLAKLEATDYPSDNQPVAVQSLLQTIKNDAKALSGERGQQISLDADPQVLLKGSEGELRSAFSNLVFNAVKYTQDKGTIRIRWWADEQGAHLSVQDSGIGIDAKHLPRLTERFYRVDSSRNSNTGGTGLGLAIVKHVLLRHRARLEISSVLGHGSTFTCHFPPAQMTRSRLVGNDE from the coding sequence ATGCTCCTGTTGATCACCGCCTGCCTGTTGGTGGGCCTGGTCAGCGGCTATTACGGCTGGAGCCTGGCCATCGGTATCGGCCTGTACCTGGGCTGGACCCTCAAGCAATTGCTGCGCCTGCATGAATGGCTGCGCCAGCACAAACCCGACGAAGCACCGCCCGATGGCTACGGCCTGTGGGGTGAGGTGTTCGACAGCATCTACCACCTGCAACGCCGCGACCAACGGGTACGCGGGCGCCTGCAAGCCGTGATCGACCGGGTGCAGGAGTCCACCGCTGCGCTCAAGGACGCGGTGATCATGCTCGACAGCGACGGCAACCTGGAGTGGTGGAACCGCGCCGCCGAGACCCTGCTGGGCCTCAAGACGCCCCAGGACAGCGGCCAGCCGGTAACCAACCTGGTGCGTCACCCGCGCTTCAAGGAATACTTCGAGCAGGACAACTACGAAGAAGCCCTGGAAATCCCCTCGCCCACCAACGACCGTGTGCGTATCCAGTTGTACCTGACCCGCTACGGCAACAACGAACACCTGATGCTGGTGCGCGACGTAACCCGCATCCATCAGCTGGAGCAGATGCGCAAAGACTTCGTTGCCAACGTCTCCCACGAACTGCGCACGCCCTTGACGGTGATCTGCGGCTACCTGGAGACGCTGCTGGACAACGTCGAGGAGATCAACCCGCGCTGGAGCCGTGCCCTGCAGCAAATGCAGCAGCAGGGTTCACGCATGCAGACCCTGCTCAACGACTTGCTGTTGCTGGCCAAGCTCGAGGCCACGGATTATCCGTCGGACAACCAACCGGTAGCCGTCCAGAGCCTGTTGCAGACCATCAAGAATGACGCCAAGGCCCTGTCGGGCGAGCGCGGGCAGCAGATCAGCCTGGATGCCGACCCGCAGGTGTTGCTCAAAGGCAGCGAGGGCGAATTGCGCAGCGCGTTCTCCAACCTGGTGTTCAACGCGGTGAAGTACACCCAGGACAAGGGCACTATCCGCATTCGCTGGTGGGCCGACGAGCAAGGCGCACACCTGAGCGTGCAGGACTCTGGCATCGGCATCGACGCCAAGCATCTGCCGCGCCTGACCGAGCGTTTCTACCGCGTCGATTCCAGCCGCAACTCCAACACCGGCGGCACCGGGCTGGGCCTGGCCATTGTCAAGCATGTGCTGCTGCGCCACCGTGCACGCCTGGAAATCAGCAGCGTGCTGGGACATGGCAGTACATTCACCTGCCATTTTCCACCTGCGCAGATGACCCGTTCGCGGCTCGTCGGAAATGACGAATAA
- a CDS encoding hemolysin family protein — MDPSPGITLATLFADFGMILFALILVLLNGFFVAAEFAMVKLRSTRVEAIAHTNGWRGQILRTVHSQLDAYLSACQLGITLASLGLGWVGEPAFAHILEPLLGAAGVESPEVIKGVSFFAAFFVISYLHIVVGELAPKSWAIRKPELLSLWTAVPLYLFYWAMYPAIYLLNASANAILRIAGQGEPGPHHEHHYSREELKLILHSSRGQDPSDQGMRVLASAVEMGELEVVDWANSREDLVTLDFNAPLKEILALFRRHKFSRYPVYDAVRNEFVGLLHIKDLLLELAALDHIPESFNLAELTRPLERVSRHMPLSQLLEQFRKGGAHFALVEEADGKIIGYLTMEDVLEVLVGDIQDEHRKAERGILAYQPGKLLVRGDTPLFKVERLLGVDLDHIEAETLAGLIYDTLKRVPEEEEVLEVEGLRIIIKKMKGPKIVLAKVLLLD; from the coding sequence ATGGACCCTTCCCCTGGTATCACCCTCGCCACACTCTTCGCCGATTTCGGCATGATTCTTTTTGCTCTGATCCTGGTACTGCTCAACGGTTTTTTCGTTGCGGCGGAATTTGCCATGGTCAAGCTGCGCTCGACCCGGGTCGAGGCCATCGCCCACACCAACGGCTGGCGCGGGCAGATCCTGCGTACCGTGCACAGCCAGCTCGACGCCTACCTGTCGGCCTGCCAGCTGGGTATCACCCTGGCCTCCCTGGGCCTGGGCTGGGTCGGTGAGCCGGCGTTCGCGCACATCCTCGAACCGCTGCTGGGCGCCGCAGGCGTCGAATCGCCGGAAGTGATCAAGGGCGTGTCGTTCTTTGCCGCGTTCTTCGTGATTTCCTACCTGCACATCGTGGTCGGTGAACTGGCGCCCAAGTCCTGGGCCATTCGCAAGCCCGAACTGCTGTCACTGTGGACGGCGGTGCCGCTGTACCTGTTCTACTGGGCCATGTACCCGGCGATCTACCTGCTCAACGCCAGCGCCAACGCGATCCTGCGCATCGCCGGCCAAGGCGAGCCCGGCCCGCACCACGAGCACCATTACAGCCGCGAAGAGCTCAAGCTGATCCTGCACTCCAGCCGTGGCCAGGACCCGAGCGACCAAGGCATGCGCGTACTGGCCTCGGCCGTGGAGATGGGCGAGCTGGAAGTGGTGGATTGGGCCAACTCCCGTGAAGACCTGGTGACCCTGGACTTCAACGCCCCGCTCAAGGAAATCCTCGCGCTGTTCCGTCGCCATAAATTCAGCCGCTATCCGGTGTATGACGCGGTGCGCAACGAGTTCGTCGGGCTTTTGCACATCAAGGACCTGCTGCTGGAACTGGCGGCCCTGGACCACATCCCCGAATCGTTCAACCTGGCCGAGCTGACCCGCCCGCTGGAACGTGTGTCGCGGCACATGCCGTTGTCGCAGTTGCTGGAGCAGTTCCGCAAAGGCGGCGCGCACTTTGCCCTGGTGGAAGAAGCCGACGGCAAGATCATCGGCTACCTGACCATGGAAGACGTGCTGGAAGTGCTGGTGGGCGATATCCAGGACGAACACCGCAAGGCCGAGCGCGGCATCCTCGCCTACCAGCCTGGCAAATTGCTGGTACGGGGCGATACGCCGCTGTTCAAGGTGGAACGCCTGCTGGGCGTCGACCTGGACCACATCGAGGCCGAAACCCTGGCAGGGCTGATCTACGACACCCTCAAGCGCGTGCCGGAAGAGGAAGAAGTGCTGGAGGTTGAAGGCTTGCGGATCATCATCAAGAAGATGAAAGGGCCGAAGATCGTGCTGGCCAAGGTCCTGCTGCTGGATTGA
- a CDS encoding peptidoglycan DD-metalloendopeptidase family protein, translated as MLLRLLLSCMLALVANSTQAMTLYKSTDANGMVFFSDRQTPGAQAFVIQERRVERVQPPVLYRPKPVYPQQAYRYPLPWRGGPFRLTQGPNGSFSHTDAKSRYAMDIAMPEGTPIIAARSGVVVKIENSQIGRGNDASGNFVRVQHDDGTQGVYLHLKQGSVSVRPGQRVAVGSALGLSGNTGNSSGPHLHFVVQQSTAAGLVSIPYEFNQPVGTLPNFALGN; from the coding sequence ATGCTCCTTCGCCTTTTGCTGTCCTGCATGTTGGCCTTGGTCGCCAATTCGACCCAGGCCATGACCCTGTACAAATCCACCGATGCCAACGGCATGGTGTTTTTCAGCGATCGGCAAACCCCCGGCGCCCAGGCGTTCGTGATCCAGGAACGTAGGGTCGAGCGCGTACAGCCGCCGGTACTCTACAGGCCAAAACCCGTTTACCCGCAACAAGCCTACCGTTACCCCTTGCCCTGGCGTGGCGGTCCGTTCCGCCTGACCCAAGGTCCCAACGGCAGCTTCAGCCACACCGACGCCAAAAGCCGCTACGCCATGGACATCGCCATGCCCGAAGGCACGCCGATCATCGCGGCACGCAGCGGTGTGGTGGTGAAAATCGAGAATAGCCAGATCGGACGCGGCAACGATGCGTCAGGCAATTTCGTGCGCGTGCAGCACGATGACGGCACCCAGGGTGTGTACCTGCACCTCAAGCAAGGCTCGGTGAGTGTCAGGCCGGGGCAGCGTGTGGCGGTGGGCAGCGCGCTGGGGTTGTCGGGCAATACCGGCAACAGCAGCGGGCCGCACCTGCACTTTGTGGTGCAACAGAGTACCGCGGCCGGGCTGGTGTCGATTCCTTACGAATTCAACCAGCCGGTCGGGACATTGCCCAATTTTGCATTGGGCAATTGA